From Coccinella septempunctata chromosome 4, icCocSept1.1, whole genome shotgun sequence, a single genomic window includes:
- the LOC123310985 gene encoding uncharacterized protein LOC123310985, whose translation MDSRRENYHLRSVRKNMEKDQLQDDITENARALSPAVRTERKENGKQENQEHGAVPKVKESDSRTPKQVKYSHHSRRRMFNLENQHEKDKSRMFDMFISEIVNDTVRMTLNNVQVDQARSGDQENDYFMQDVPGVDLINTDNLDTKNLANNIRGHARVQSGSRIQGVSERNINVKSNLSSNFNLPQCLPGLNVQTAHHSGQQQISNLTMNDNLFGLGDLVLLKANNTSSAIKSEIKKFLLPFEGPFKIKKKIHDHTYVLVSPKTGEERGIFHSSHLKTYAVPTYAAEN comes from the exons ATGGATAGTAGGAGAGAAAATTACCACCTACGAAGTGTCAGAAAAAATATGGAGAAAGACCAGCTACAGGACGACATCACTGAAAATGCACGAGCC CTGTCTCCGGCGGTACGTACTGAAAGGAAAGAAAACGGGAAACAGGAAAATCAGGAACATGGAGCTGTCCCAAAGGTGAAGGAAAGTGATTCAAGAACACCCAAACAAGTTAAGTATTCACACCACTCAAGGAGACGAATGTTCAACCTTGAAAATCAACATGAAAAGGATAAGTCTAGAATGTTTGATatgtttatttcagaaattgtTAATGATACAGTGAGAATGACCCTTAATAATGTACAAGTTGATCAAGCTAGAAGTGGAGATCaagaaaatgattattttatgcAGGATGTTCCTGGGGTTGATTTGATTAATACTGATAATCTTGATACTAAAAATCTAGCGAATAACATACGTGGACATGCACGCGTTCAATCTGGTtcacgtatacagggtgtctctgaAAGAAATATAAACGTCAAATCAAATTTAAGTTCCAATTTTAACTTACCTCAGTGTCTTCCTGGGTTGAATGTACAGACTGCTCATCATTCAGGACAAcaacaaatttcaaatttaactATGAACGATAATTTATTTGGTTTAGGAGATCTTGTACTCCTCAAAGCTAATAACACGTCCTCTGCGATaaaatcagaaataaaaaagtttctgcTCCCTTTTGAGGgtccattcaaaataaaaaagaaaattcatgATCATACTTATGTTTTGGTATCTCCGAAAACTGGTGAAGAACGCGGAATTTTTCATTCGTCCCACTTAAAAACGTATGCTGTTCCGACCTATGCTGCTGAAAATTAG